Genomic DNA from Candidatus Koribacter versatilis Ellin345:
ATTCCGATCGAAGCCGAGGTGGTACGGCTGGGACTCTTGGGCAACGGCTAACCCGCTGATTCCGAAAAAGATGGCAAGCAGAACTGATACAATAATCTTGGTTTTGCGCATGACGGGCTGAGTGCGGCTTCCAAGAGGATTGCGAAGCAGCGCATCTTCCGTCATAATAACGGTTTGCCCCCGGTTGCGTCTGGATTTCCAGGCTCTCGCCAGTGGTAGATGTTCCTGCGGCGCGTTCCGTGCCGATTGTGAACCCAAAATCCCCTGCACAAGGGAAGGCCAGAACAGGCGCATGCGCTCCTGTTGGGACCAGTTGTGCGACCTGTGGATCTCAAATCCGCGGGAAACCTAAGGAGAAGCACCCGTGTTGATGATTCGTCTCTCGCGCCGTGGCGCGCGTAAGCAACCCCATTACCGCATTGTCGTTATCGAGAAGGACCGCGCCCGCGATGGCCGCTCCGTTGAGGTGGTTGGCACCTACAACCCGCGCACGAACCCCGGTTCCATCGAACTGAAGCGTGAGCGCGTGGAATACTGGGTCAGCAAAGGCGCCCAGATGAGCGATCGCGTGAAGAAGCTGTGGGACAAAACTCCTGCCGCTCCGGCCAGCGTAGCGTAACGACTCCGTTCGTGCAGATTGGTCGATTCACTCTGCCGAACACGCAGATTAATCGATTCGCTCTGCCGAACACGCTTGTGAAAGTAAGGTTTGTATCAGGGCACGACTTTAGTCGTGCCGAAACAGCCGGGCAAGATTCGGGGCTTTAGCCCCTGCGGTAATCGAGGACAACCGTGACAACTGCTGCCAAAGGTGATCCCAAGGTTCTGATCGAGTACCTTGCCAAGGCGCTCGTTGAATCCCAGGGCGAAGTTTTCGTAGACGTCGAGCAGGAAGGCGAAACGACCTATGTGAACCTCGAGGTCGCCGAAAGCGACATGGGGCGCATCATCGGCCGCCAGGGACGCACGGCCAAGTCGCTGCGCGCGATCTTGAATGCCGCCGGTGTGCGGCACAAGACGCATTATGAGCTCGACATCCTCGACTAATACGGACGACTTCATCACCATAGCCCGGATCCAAAAGACCCAGGGCCGGGTTGGCGAAGTCTTCTCGGAGTTGTTCACCGACTTCCCCGAGTTGTTCGAGCAGCGGCATCACCTGTACGTGTTGCCGGAAAAAGGTGAACGTCGCGAACTGGAACTGGAAGATCACTGGTTCCACAAGGGCGGGGTAGTTTTAAAGTTTCAGGGAATCGAAACTATCGACGACGCAGAAAAACTGCTTCGCAGCGAGGTTCAGATTCCCAGGCAAGATCGGGCCCAGTTGGAAGAAGGCGCTACCTATGTGAGCGACCTTGTGGGCTGCGAGCTCTTTGAGATTCATGGTTCGGAAGCGCGAAAGGTCGGCGTTGTAGCAGACGTCGATTTCAGCGCCGGCGAAGCGCCGCTGCTTGTCGTCAAAGGGGATCGCGAACATCTCATCCCCTACGTCGAGAGCTTCTTGAAGTCGACAGACTTCAAAGCCAAGCGCATCGAGATGGTGTTGCCGCAAGGCATGCTCGAACTCGATGC
This window encodes:
- the rpsP gene encoding 30S ribosomal protein S16, giving the protein MLMIRLSRRGARKQPHYRIVVIEKDRARDGRSVEVVGTYNPRTNPGSIELKRERVEYWVSKGAQMSDRVKKLWDKTPAAPASVA
- a CDS encoding KH domain-containing protein, with amino-acid sequence MTTAAKGDPKVLIEYLAKALVESQGEVFVDVEQEGETTYVNLEVAESDMGRIIGRQGRTAKSLRAILNAAGVRHKTHYELDILD
- the rimM gene encoding ribosome maturation factor RimM (Essential for efficient processing of 16S rRNA), with the protein product MSSTSSTNTDDFITIARIQKTQGRVGEVFSELFTDFPELFEQRHHLYVLPEKGERRELELEDHWFHKGGVVLKFQGIETIDDAEKLLRSEVQIPRQDRAQLEEGATYVSDLVGCELFEIHGSEARKVGVVADVDFSAGEAPLLVVKGDREHLIPYVESFLKSTDFKAKRIEMVLPQGMLELDAPLSKAEKERQKSEADETREAGERRKR